The DNA sequence GGCAGGCGGAGTGGTGATCGAGTGCGGCACCCCCTACAGCGCGGCCGCCTTGCTGGCACAGGCATGGCGGCTGCCCAGCGTTGCCCACGTGCCGGGCATCTCGTCCACATTGGGAGACGACCAGATGGTGACCATCGACGGGCCGGTGGTTCATTTTCGTTAGACGCGGCCTCCCCGCTGTGTTATAATCCCCCACGCTCGATAAGGGACCGATATCGGGCGGCAGTTTCCCATCGCCGTCCGCCGAAACCGGGCATCTTTCTCAGAGCATATCTGAGAAATGCTGAAAAGAAGAACCTCCAAGACACGAAGCCCCCAAGAGACGCGAATAGGGAGGCTCTCCCCTCAGCAGGGAGAAATCTGAAGCATTTTCAATACAACCCTTAGCGCCTTAGAACATCTTCGTGTCTTCGTAGTGAATGATCAGACACGCTCTCAGGGAGCTTTCTCCCTACGCGAATAAGCAAGGATTGCGCCCAGGAGGGCGCCAGAGGTGAGATCTCGATGCAGCGGATAACCGCAGAGCGCGGCAGATGGTGGCAGGCCCTCGCGATCGGGATCCTGTTTCTCGTCATCGCGCTGCCCACGCTGCGCTGGCTGATCAACGAGTGGTGGACCAACGACTACTACTCGCACGGCCTGCTGGTGCCGCCGATCGCCGCCTTCTTCGCCTGGCGGCTGTGGCCGGGCATCCGCCGTCGTCCATCCAACATAGGGGTCATCGTGCTGGGGATCGGGGTGACCCTGTATCTGGGGGCACTGGTCAACCGGGCGTACTTCATCGCCAGCTTCGCCCTCATCATCCTGCTGGCCGGGCTGGTGTGGTTCCTGCTGGGGACCCAGGCCCTACGCCGGCTCGCGTTCCCGTTGGGGTTCCTGGTCTTCATGGTGCCCCTGCCCTTCGTCGAGGAGCAGACCCTGCCGTTGGCGCAGTTCACCGGCATGAGCTCCGGCTACCTGCTCCAGCTGTTCGGCGTAAACGTGGTCGTCAACGGCTTCCAGGTCTCCCTGCCGAACGCGAACCTGGTGGTGGGAGCCCAATGCAGCGGCATGCGATCGATCATCGCCCTGTTCACGCTGGTCGCCATCGCCATTTATGTGTTGCGGGGGCCGCTTTGGGGAAAGGTGGTCATGGCCCTGGCGACCGTCCCCATCGCCATCGTGGGCAACATCTTTCGAGTGGCCTCGCTATTGGTGGTCGCAAACATCTGGGGAGCCCAGGCGGGGTTCTCCTTCTACCATGACTACTCCGGGATCGTCTTCTTCCTGACGGCCTTCGGAGCCCTGCTGGCGCTGAGCCGGGTGGTCCAATGCCGAGAGATACGCGACGATATCTGGTAACGCTCTTCATCCTGGCGCTCGCGGCCGCCGGGGTGCTGCTCATCAACCGGGGAGAGATGGTCCTCGGGCGTGAGCTGCTCAGCCGCGGCTACACGTATATCGTGGACATCGACAACTGGCGACGGACGCCGCGAGAGCGCGCCGTGCAGTCCCCATACAACTTCAGCCTGGAGTCCGATCTGAACGCGCTGCCGCTAACCGTGGGGGAATGGCAGGGGCGAGATGTCCCGATGACCAATCTGGAGGCGCTGATCCTGCTGGAGCCGGAGCAATACGTGCAACGGTTGTACAGCCGCCCGGATGGGCGCTACGTGTGGCTAAGCCTGATCGGCAGCCACAAATCGAAGAGCTTCCACTCCCCACAGATCTGCTACACGGCCGATGGCTGGTCCACCGACGCCTCCTCCGAGCCCATCCCTTTACAGGAGGGGGAGATCTACGCGCTGCGCCTGGTCGCGACCAAGCCTCTCACCGAGGATCGACAGACGCACCACGTGGTCTTGTACTTCTACATCTGGCCCAGCACGACGCGCGACAACAGCCAGGGCCTGGTCCTCTTCAAAACCACGTCCCCTCTCTATAACACCGTGGAGGAGACGTTGGAGATGCAGAAGGATTTCATCCGCGAGTTCTTCACCGCGGCACGGCCGTAACTCCTCCCCGGCCATGCCTCCCGCCGCACCCGGATCGAAGGTGCCGGAGCCGCTGAGCCCCCCAGCCCAGGACGAAAGATGCTGAGGGGATCCATTAAGAGAGGCTGATCTGCGAGCCCTCCGGGGTCTTCACCACATCAATGCGCACGGGGAACAGGTCCCGTAATTCCTCGATATGCGTGATTACCAGGATCCGCTTGAAATCATCCTGGACTGACTGGATCGCCTCCACCAGCCGTTGGCGTCCCTGCGCGTCCTGAGAGCCGAACCCCTCGTCGATGAAGAGGGTCTGCAACCGCGTGCCCGCCCTGCGGGCCAGGAGCTTGCTCAATGCAATGCGCAGGGCGAAGTTCACGCGAAAAGCCTCCCCGCCGGAGAACATTTCATATGGCCGTTGCCCGACCTCGTCCTGGATCAGGATATCCAGGGTCTCAACGGTGTTGCCTGTCTTCGTGTCCCGTTGGGTCTGTAGCGAGACGGACATCCGGCCGTCGGTCATGCGGGATAGCAGCCGGTTGGCCTCGTCCTCGATCTCCGGCACGGCCGTCTCAATGATCATCGACTGCAAGCCCCGCTTGCCGAAGGCCTCCCGCAGCTCCTCGTAGATCGTCTGCTCCTCGCGCGCCTTCTCCAGCTCCCGCTGGCGCTCGGCCCGTATCTGAGCCTGCTTCTCACACGTGGCCAGACGTTGCTGCGCGGCGCCCAGGCGCAGCCGGGCCTGCTCCTCCTGCTCCGCCAGCTGGAGCACCACGCGGTCCTGATCCTGCACAGACGCCTCGACATCCGGAAGGTCCCGCACAGCGTCCGCCAGCTCATTCCGACGTCGCCGCTCCTCCTCCAGGGCCCGCGCCAGCGCGTCCCGGCGCTCAGTCAATTGTGCGACCGCGCGCTGCTCGACCTCGATCTGGGCCAACGCCTGCTGCAACTCCTTATAGCGTGCCTCGAAGGGGGCGTACTCCTCGATCCTCATCCTCGCCCGCTCATGGGCGGCCGCGTCATAGCCGATCTCCTCGATCCGTTGAAGGAGGCGGGCCCGAGCGGCCTGCGCCTCCGTCGCGTACTCGCCCCGATCCAGCAGGCCGCGCAGGCGCTGCACCTCCGATTCGGCCTCCGCCAGCCTCTCAGCCGCCTGTTGAGCCTCGCCCAGCGCCTGTTCCGCCTGGGCCAGCCGGCGCTGCCACTGGGCCTGGGTCTTCAGCTCCCGCTCGATCTCCGCCAGCCGCCCTCTCGCCTCCCGCTGTTCGGCCTCCAGGTCCTGGATGCGCTGCGCGTTCTTCCGGAACTCCTCCGCCTTGGCCTTTCCCTCCGCTTCGAAATCGGCCGTCAGCCGCTGGCGGTCGGCGTCCTCCAACGGCTGCCCGCACAGGGGACAGGCCGCTTCCGCCGTCTGTAGGAGATCGATCTTCTCCTTCAGCGCCTCCATCTCCCGCTTCAGCAGATCGTTCTGGGTGCGCAGCGCGGCCGTCTCATCGACCCAGCCGGTGAGGAGCTCGCGCAGCCGCTCTGCCTCCCCGGCCCGCTCCGCCAGCGCCTCTAGCTGCGCCCGGGCCTGCTCGACGGCCTGTCGGCGCTCCTCGATCTGGGCCACCAGCGCCTGCCATTGGGCCACCTGATCTTCCAGCGCCTTCAACTCCGCCTCGATCGACGCGCGGGCCATCTGGATCTCCCCATCCAGATGAGCCTTCTCGGCCTCCAACTGGGAGAGGGCCAGCTGCTTATCCCGCCACGCCCGCTCCTCCGTCTGGGCCTCCTGCCAGGCGCGATATCCCGCCTCGATATTCTCCCGGTCAGAGAGGACCGCCTGCAGCGCCTCCAGACGCCGCCTCCCCTCCGCGAGCTGGCGCTCCAGTTGCTCAAGCTCGGCCTCGCTGCGTTGCAGGCGCTGCGTCAGTCGCTCCAGCTCCTGCTGCTGGTGCAAGAGATCCCGGTGGCGGGTGCGCAGATCGTCCAGTCGGCGCTCCGCCTCTCGCAGCCGGGCGCTCAGGTCGGCCACCTGGCGCGCCGCCTCTCGTTCCTCCGCCTCATACTCCGGTCGGCGGGCGATCTCCTCGTCCAACTGCTGGATCTGCGCCGCCAGTGCCCGCACGATCTCGGCCCGCTCGCGCGCTCGCTCCTTGGCCCGCTCCTCGTACACGTCGTAGATGTCCAGCCCCAGGATGTCGGCCAGCACTTGTTTGCGCTCGCCGGGCCGCTTTGTGGTGAACTCATCCGCCCGCCCCTGCACCAGGAAGGCGGAGTTGATGAAGGTCTCATAGTCCAAATGCAGGATCTCCCGGATGCGCCTCTCCGTAGCCCGCACTGTGGGCTCGCTGATAGACTTGAAGCGCTCCCCGTCCCACACCTGAAACTCCAGCACCGTCTGCCCGCTGCGACGTCCGCGGCCCTTCCGTCGTTTCCGGATCACCCGATAGCGAGTTCCCTCCAGGGAGAACTCCAGCTCCACCTCCATCTCCCGCTCCCCCAGGTGGATCAGCGCATCGTCGCTGGAGGCGCGAGACTTCCCCCACAGGGCCCAGGTCATCGCATCGAGCAGGGCGGATTTGCCATGTCCGTTGTCGCCCGCCAGGCAGGCCACGTGGATCCCTCGGAAGTCCAGCGGAGGCACGTTATCCCGGTAACACATGAAGTTGCGCAGTTGCAGCTTGAGCGGTATCATGAGATCCTCTCATGCTTCGTCCATCGATATCGGCGCGCGCAGGGCGATGCCCGGGGGCTCTCACCACCACGCCAGGAGTGAGATCGCCGGCAGTTTACCACAGGACCAACGAGCCCTCAACTCACACCTTTGCCCGTGTTTCGGTGTTATGAGAGG is a window from the Chloroflexota bacterium genome containing:
- a CDS encoding exosortase/archaeosortase family protein, encoding MQRITAERGRWWQALAIGILFLVIALPTLRWLINEWWTNDYYSHGLLVPPIAAFFAWRLWPGIRRRPSNIGVIVLGIGVTLYLGALVNRAYFIASFALIILLAGLVWFLLGTQALRRLAFPLGFLVFMVPLPFVEEQTLPLAQFTGMSSGYLLQLFGVNVVVNGFQVSLPNANLVVGAQCSGMRSIIALFTLVAIAIYVLRGPLWGKVVMALATVPIAIVGNIFRVASLLVVANIWGAQAGFSFYHDYSGIVFFLTAFGALLALSRVVQCREIRDDIW
- a CDS encoding exosortase-associated EpsI family protein — its product is MPRDTRRYLVTLFILALAAAGVLLINRGEMVLGRELLSRGYTYIVDIDNWRRTPRERAVQSPYNFSLESDLNALPLTVGEWQGRDVPMTNLEALILLEPEQYVQRLYSRPDGRYVWLSLIGSHKSKSFHSPQICYTADGWSTDASSEPIPLQEGEIYALRLVATKPLTEDRQTHHVVLYFYIWPSTTRDNSQGLVLFKTTSPLYNTVEETLEMQKDFIREFFTAARP
- a CDS encoding SMC family ATPase, producing MIPLKLQLRNFMCYRDNVPPLDFRGIHVACLAGDNGHGKSALLDAMTWALWGKSRASSDDALIHLGEREMEVELEFSLEGTRYRVIRKRRKGRGRRSGQTVLEFQVWDGERFKSISEPTVRATERRIREILHLDYETFINSAFLVQGRADEFTTKRPGERKQVLADILGLDIYDVYEERAKERARERAEIVRALAAQIQQLDEEIARRPEYEAEEREAARQVADLSARLREAERRLDDLRTRHRDLLHQQQELERLTQRLQRSEAELEQLERQLAEGRRRLEALQAVLSDRENIEAGYRAWQEAQTEERAWRDKQLALSQLEAEKAHLDGEIQMARASIEAELKALEDQVAQWQALVAQIEERRQAVEQARAQLEALAERAGEAERLRELLTGWVDETAALRTQNDLLKREMEALKEKIDLLQTAEAACPLCGQPLEDADRQRLTADFEAEGKAKAEEFRKNAQRIQDLEAEQREARGRLAEIERELKTQAQWQRRLAQAEQALGEAQQAAERLAEAESEVQRLRGLLDRGEYATEAQAARARLLQRIEEIGYDAAAHERARMRIEEYAPFEARYKELQQALAQIEVEQRAVAQLTERRDALARALEEERRRRNELADAVRDLPDVEASVQDQDRVVLQLAEQEEQARLRLGAAQQRLATCEKQAQIRAERQRELEKAREEQTIYEELREAFGKRGLQSMIIETAVPEIEDEANRLLSRMTDGRMSVSLQTQRDTKTGNTVETLDILIQDEVGQRPYEMFSGGEAFRVNFALRIALSKLLARRAGTRLQTLFIDEGFGSQDAQGRQRLVEAIQSVQDDFKRILVITHIEELRDLFPVRIDVVKTPEGSQISLS